CAGTCGGATGATGGCTTCCGCGGGCTCGCCGCCGCATTCCTCAAGGGCCTTGCGCGCCTCGTCCTCGGACACGCCCGCCTTCTCCGCCACGAGGGCGACGTCCTCCTCGGAGATCGTCGAGGCCGCAGGGACCTCGGCCTTCTTCACGTCCGCGCGGTCCCGGACGATGGGCTCGCCGATCACCTGCCAAATCTTCTGGCCCTGCGCGGTGATCGCGGTGACCGCGGCGCCGCGAATCACGTACTCCTTGTCCGCGGTGCGGATCACGACCTCCTCGACGCCGGCAAGCTCTTCCTGCTCGATGCCCATGCGCTTCATCGCCTGACGCATCTGCCTGGGATTCACTCGACCGCCGGGAAGCATGGGGTCACCACCGTTGGCATGAGCGGGTCTAGGATAAAGGTTCTGCGCTAACGCTCCCAGAAACCCGATGGCGTGCTCGATGCTGCCCGCTCGGCTCCCATTTTAAATATCTCCGGTCGCTTTGCAACGACAGTGCGCGTCGCCGTCGTGTTCAAAGACCGCTGCCAGCCCAAGCGCTGTCATCTCGAGTGCAT
This genomic stretch from Thermoplasmata archaeon harbors:
- a CDS encoding nascent polypeptide-associated complex protein, which gives rise to MLPGGRVNPRQMRQAMKRMGIEQEELAGVEEVVIRTADKEYVIRGAAVTAITAQGQKIWQVIGEPIVRDRADVKKAEVPAASTISEEDVALVAEKAGVSEDEARKALEECGGEPAEAIIRLMSR